Below is a genomic region from Neorhizobium galegae.
GATCTACGGCGCGCGTACCTGCGGCCTCTGCAAGCCCTGCCGCGAGAAGCGCGACAACCTCTGCGAACACGTTTCCGGCGTGCACGGTTTCCATCTCGACGGTTTTGCGCAGGAAAAGGCCAACCTTCCGGCCCGCCTGCTGGTGCCGGCGCCTCCGGGCGTCGATGCGGTTGCCGCAGCACTGGCGCCGGTCACCTTCGGCACCGTAGAGCACATGCTGTTCGACAATGCCAAGCTGCAGCCGGGCGAAACCATTCTGGTGCATGCCGGCGGCTCGGGCATCGGTTCGGCGGCGATCCAGCTCGCCAAGAAGATCGGCTGTACCGTCATTACGACCGTCGGCTCGGACGACAAGATCGAACGGGCCAAGGCGCTCGGCGCCGATCACGTCATCAACTACCGCACCGACCGGTTTGAAGGCGTCGTGCGCAAGCTCACCAAGAAGAAGGGCGTCGACGTCGTCTTCGAACATGTCGGCAAGGACACATGGGCCGGCTCGATGCTGTGCATGAAGCGCGGCGGGCGGCTCGTCACCTGCGGCTCCACGTCCGGCGTTTCGACCGACATGAACCTGATGATGCTGTTCCAGCAGCAGCTGAAGCTGTTCGGCTCCTTCGGCTGCCGCATGGAGAACATGGCGAACGCCATGCAGAAGATGGCCCAGGGCATCGTTCATCCGGTGATCGACACGGAAGTCACCTTCGCCGAGATCGACAAGGCGCTGGAGCGGATGGAAACCCGCCAGGTGTTCGGCAAGATCGTGCTCCGGATGGACTGAGGCGTCCCCCCGTGAAGATGTTCCTGACCCGGATCGCTCTGGCGCTGCTTCACTTCCAGCAATGGCTGGTGGCGCAGAGCGCGTTCGGTCTCCTGAATTTCCTGAAGATCTTTCCCGCGGATCCGGGCATCCGGTTCGCCGACCGCATGGCGCGTCGCATCGGGCCGAAGCTCGGCCGCCACAAGCTGATGCTCGTCAACCTGCGCAACGCCTATCCGGAGAAGACCGACGAGGAACTTGAGGAGATCGCCATGGCGAGCTGGGGCCATATGGGCCGGCTCGCCGCCGAATACGTCTTTCTCGACCGGTTGTTCGATTTCGATCCCGAGCAGGAGAAGCCGGGC
It encodes:
- a CDS encoding zinc-binding dehydrogenase; its protein translation is MRALQLIDDRKLEAVDIPEPEAPGPGEVTLRVKAVALNHIDVWGWRGMAFAKRKMPLTIGAEASGVVEAIGPGVSSVLPGQLVSIYGARTCGLCKPCREKRDNLCEHVSGVHGFHLDGFAQEKANLPARLLVPAPPGVDAVAAALAPVTFGTVEHMLFDNAKLQPGETILVHAGGSGIGSAAIQLAKKIGCTVITTVGSDDKIERAKALGADHVINYRTDRFEGVVRKLTKKKGVDVVFEHVGKDTWAGSMLCMKRGGRLVTCGSTSGVSTDMNLMMLFQQQLKLFGSFGCRMENMANAMQKMAQGIVHPVIDTEVTFAEIDKALERMETRQVFGKIVLRMD